The following are encoded in a window of Brevibacillus ruminantium genomic DNA:
- a CDS encoding FtsX-like permease family protein produces MIRYIWNNWWRHPARFALLLVGMLTISSTLSYFIGVTESGNGTTQEILQKRWKAAYHIVVRPEGTRSVTEQDGLLEPNYLSGLQGGISLDDLESIKQIADVEIAAPLAPVGYSWTTFFYGKMEKPKEPGIYRHIIGKYSNDGVKLTPSWENTEYYKVGTWQGPPEGDLGLLAEYGIGKWYLEQFGSFNQLLVGIDPQAEARLVGLDKAVVPMGESRYFTEKDTTDTYDDGDNGTVTNLPILMSNRMDTDLRFVSTYERLELPFGTKEEADQTMEMIKQNGGKRFLDKQKRVGPPLASFTLEAKEAHHLLLSGLSGIDSKTGQRFQAKNGQGAAISSHITESPSPLTLQKGASPYPERWNIAYEAREIKPLYPADVQEMFLFTDEDYQGTFRPFQYFSGWNTAKMSPKWIGFYDPEKLNISKDPLNELPMETYRPALARLVLDKEGNPVNPPLSLKPIENPFGLLTSPPLLLTTLDGAAQLLGDKPISSIRLKIKGVEQVNEDSQKKLQAVAAEIERRTGLLADITLGSSPEPTLIHVRSDRPDAELGWIEQIFVKLGTVFTLFRETKLGFSGIMGIVMLVATTYVFATNLVTLYARTGEFGLLLSVGWRPAHIRRIIFLEAGLQGGMVTLICWAIVGAVVLQQGAHVPIERVFGIGLCGLVIYGLAAIPTALMVGKISPVTMLRTGELQPASRRWARVQGVFSLARVHLLARFRRSLLSVFAMAVPTSLLVFFGFVTFRLQGLMYTSWLGQYVAVEIGQAHYVAMVLALVIAVLTTAEIIWQNVMERKAEFLLLKAVGWRNTAIFRLILWEGLLCGLLAAMGGIGLGVLVIMALYRQFPTEDILLLLSAGLIPVVVGLLGAVFPAMMAVRFRPAEGLRGSHKNSRRNERVLRVMLALLLLGFITGATSSAIRLWKASEVKQAASSEGLGEQQGGTVDPVSPKEVSPQQKEAEPPNQDESANEPGQLAGFVSQSVPDGSKARYHLSLRMDPQGTFTAEATIQVENRSADTWDSLVFYFIPNVFTRENKPPSIEGSADVRINRVEVNQKPAKYQLSSDTLALSLEKKMAPGEKGEVRVAYTFTVPEEGLRFDRMDQRYFLAQAYPMLATYHNGWNKQPYRVNGESYHTSHADFTLHYEVPPGYQVITSSDEDRAGAKTSGEVAVANVRELYVAVVKGLESLSQEKDGVQIRVFGEKAQQKQLEAVLQTATEALSLFSGKIGAYPHKQLDLLVDGRVSMEYPGVVTVVPQEDLASLRYTVVHEIAHQWFYGVVANDSYREGWLDEGFAELASAMFFMEHDNKSEQEVWARTKAAVNLARDMPSNLALDEYDGEVYGAVYAVPSLRLWELISTYGGITEGWRFLQTYYEQYAYKQVDTKEFIRFATAYFPVKEHYFSKWLKLP; encoded by the coding sequence ATGATCCGTTATATTTGGAACAACTGGTGGCGCCATCCCGCGCGTTTTGCATTGCTGCTTGTTGGTATGCTGACGATCAGTTCAACACTCAGCTATTTTATCGGGGTCACAGAGAGCGGGAACGGGACCACGCAGGAGATTTTGCAAAAGAGATGGAAGGCCGCTTATCATATCGTGGTTCGGCCTGAGGGGACACGGAGCGTGACGGAGCAGGATGGTCTGTTGGAGCCAAACTATTTAAGCGGCTTGCAAGGCGGGATCAGTCTTGATGATTTAGAAAGTATCAAGCAGATTGCGGATGTGGAGATAGCAGCTCCATTAGCGCCAGTGGGCTATTCCTGGACGACGTTTTTTTATGGAAAAATGGAGAAGCCAAAAGAGCCGGGAATTTATCGTCATATCATTGGAAAATACAGTAACGATGGAGTGAAGCTGACACCAAGCTGGGAGAACACGGAATATTACAAAGTAGGTACTTGGCAAGGACCGCCCGAAGGCGATTTGGGGCTGCTTGCCGAATATGGCATTGGCAAGTGGTACTTGGAACAGTTCGGATCATTCAATCAGTTGTTAGTAGGCATCGATCCGCAGGCAGAGGCCCGGCTGGTCGGGTTGGACAAGGCAGTGGTTCCGATGGGTGAGAGCCGCTATTTTACGGAAAAGGATACAACCGATACGTATGATGATGGAGACAACGGGACGGTTACCAATCTGCCTATCTTGATGAGCAACCGAATGGACACCGATTTACGATTTGTGAGCACATATGAACGGTTGGAGCTTCCTTTTGGGACCAAGGAAGAGGCCGATCAAACGATGGAAATGATCAAGCAAAATGGCGGGAAGAGGTTTTTGGACAAGCAAAAGAGAGTCGGCCCGCCGCTCGCATCCTTTACTTTGGAGGCAAAAGAAGCGCATCATCTGCTGCTTTCTGGGCTTTCGGGAATCGACAGCAAAACAGGACAGCGATTCCAGGCGAAAAACGGGCAAGGAGCGGCAATTAGTTCTCATATTACGGAAAGTCCCAGTCCGCTCACGCTTCAAAAAGGGGCGAGCCCCTACCCTGAACGATGGAATATTGCTTACGAGGCAAGAGAGATCAAGCCGCTGTACCCTGCGGATGTCCAGGAAATGTTTCTTTTTACGGATGAAGATTATCAGGGAACGTTTCGTCCCTTTCAGTATTTCAGCGGATGGAATACAGCAAAAATGTCACCCAAATGGATCGGCTTTTACGATCCCGAAAAGCTGAATATTTCCAAAGATCCATTAAATGAGCTGCCAATGGAAACGTACCGTCCGGCTCTGGCACGCTTGGTCCTGGATAAGGAAGGCAACCCTGTCAACCCGCCGCTCTCACTCAAACCCATCGAAAATCCGTTTGGGTTGCTGACAAGTCCTCCCTTGCTCCTGACCACGCTGGATGGGGCAGCCCAGCTTCTCGGTGATAAGCCGATCTCTTCCATCCGGTTGAAGATCAAAGGAGTAGAACAAGTAAACGAGGACAGCCAAAAGAAGCTGCAGGCTGTGGCAGCAGAGATTGAAAGACGGACAGGATTGCTCGCGGATATCACGCTCGGATCATCGCCTGAGCCGACCCTGATACATGTCCGGAGCGACCGACCCGATGCGGAATTAGGCTGGATCGAACAAATCTTTGTGAAGCTGGGCACGGTATTTACGCTGTTTCGTGAGACCAAGCTCGGTTTTTCCGGCATCATGGGCATCGTGATGCTTGTCGCGACTACTTACGTTTTTGCCACAAATCTGGTGACGCTGTACGCGAGAACTGGGGAATTTGGCCTGCTGCTCAGCGTAGGCTGGCGTCCTGCGCATATCCGCCGGATTATCTTTTTGGAAGCAGGTCTGCAGGGAGGAATGGTTACCCTCATCTGTTGGGCCATAGTGGGCGCGGTCGTGCTGCAACAGGGGGCACATGTTCCGATCGAGCGGGTCTTTGGCATCGGCCTATGCGGTCTCGTCATTTATGGTTTGGCAGCAATACCGACTGCTCTGATGGTAGGGAAAATTTCGCCTGTTACCATGCTGCGGACGGGTGAATTGCAGCCCGCTTCCCGTCGATGGGCTCGTGTACAAGGTGTCTTTTCACTGGCACGGGTTCATCTGCTTGCGCGGTTTCGGCGCAGCCTGCTCTCTGTATTTGCGATGGCTGTACCGACCTCGCTTCTGGTGTTTTTTGGTTTCGTCACCTTTCGTCTGCAAGGACTGATGTATACGTCCTGGCTCGGGCAATATGTCGCAGTGGAAATCGGGCAAGCGCATTACGTGGCGATGGTTCTTGCGCTGGTGATCGCGGTGTTGACGACAGCGGAAATTATTTGGCAAAACGTCATGGAGCGCAAAGCGGAGTTCTTGTTGCTCAAAGCGGTGGGCTGGCGCAACACAGCCATTTTTCGGTTGATTTTGTGGGAAGGGCTGCTCTGCGGTCTGTTGGCAGCGATGGGCGGAATTGGGCTGGGGGTGCTGGTGATTATGGCGTTGTATCGCCAGTTTCCCACGGAAGATATACTGCTTTTGCTGAGTGCTGGTCTCATTCCTGTTGTGGTGGGGCTCCTGGGCGCTGTATTTCCGGCCATGATGGCGGTACGGTTTCGTCCTGCGGAAGGGCTGCGAGGTTCCCATAAAAACAGCAGGCGGAACGAACGAGTACTGCGGGTGATGCTGGCGCTGCTCCTCCTCGGCTTTATAACCGGGGCCACCTCCAGTGCGATTCGGCTGTGGAAGGCTTCAGAAGTCAAACAAGCGGCATCGTCCGAAGGCCTTGGCGAACAGCAAGGGGGAACGGTTGACCCCGTTTCCCCAAAAGAAGTATCGCCTCAGCAGAAAGAAGCGGAGCCCCCCAATCAGGACGAATCTGCAAACGAGCCTGGCCAGCTTGCCGGTTTTGTGTCCCAATCTGTTCCGGACGGCAGCAAAGCGCGTTACCATTTGTCGCTTCGCATGGACCCACAGGGGACCTTCACCGCGGAAGCGACGATTCAGGTGGAGAATCGTTCGGCGGATACGTGGGATTCACTGGTGTTTTATTTTATTCCCAATGTCTTTACGAGGGAAAACAAGCCGCCGAGCATCGAAGGGAGTGCCGATGTGCGAATCAACCGTGTAGAGGTGAATCAGAAGCCGGCCAAATACCAGCTTTCCTCCGATACGCTCGCTCTCTCACTCGAAAAGAAGATGGCGCCGGGAGAAAAAGGGGAGGTTCGCGTTGCCTATACGTTTACCGTACCGGAAGAAGGCTTGCGTTTTGACAGGATGGACCAGCGTTACTTTCTCGCCCAAGCCTATCCCATGCTGGCGACCTACCATAACGGCTGGAACAAGCAGCCCTATCGGGTCAATGGCGAGTCGTACCACACAAGCCATGCAGATTTTACATTACACTACGAAGTGCCGCCGGGGTATCAGGTCATCACCTCTTCGGACGAAGATAGAGCGGGAGCAAAGACATCAGGGGAGGTTGCTGTTGCCAACGTCCGTGAACTGTATGTGGCAGTAGTAAAAGGGCTGGAATCCTTGTCTCAGGAAAAAGACGGGGTGCAAATCCGGGTATTCGGAGAGAAGGCCCAGCAAAAACAACTCGAAGCCGTACTGCAGACGGCAACAGAAGCCCTTTCACTTTTCTCCGGCAAAATCGGTGCGTATCCTCACAAGCAGCTTGATCTGTTGGTGGATGGCCGGGTGAGCATGGAGTACCCCGGGGTGGTGACAGTGGTGCCGCAAGAGGATTTGGCATCCCTGAGGTACACGGTTGTTCATGAGATCGCCCACCAGTGGTTTTATGGCGTGGTCGCCAATGATTCGTACCGGGAGGGGTGGTTGGATGAGGGATTTGCGGAATTAGCCAGTGCGATGTTTTTTATGGAGCACGACAATAAAAGCGAGCAGGAAGTATGGGCGAGGACAAAGGCAGCCGTCAATCTGGCCCGTGACATGCCATCCAATCTGGCGTTGGACGAATATGACGGAGAGGTCTACGGGGCTGTTTATGCCGTGCCGTCGCTGCGCCTTTGGGAGTTGATCTCGACCTATGGCGGCATCACAGAAGGCTGGCGATTTTTGCAGACGTACTATGAGCAATATGCCTACAAGCAGGTTGATACCAAGGAGTTCATCCGTTTTGCCACCGCCTATTTCCCTGTGAAGGAACACTATTTTTCCAAGTGGCTCAAATTACCATAA
- a CDS encoding ABC transporter ATP-binding protein, which produces MTMNIRIEKLSKTYRGDGVITTALEDVTLLLQNNECTSIVGPSGSGKSTLLQVIGTLDAPTAGMIAYDDVDVGKLKGKTLADFRFARIGFIFQHFHLLPTLTALENVMSPLFPRKVSYDKKERAQELLDWVGLAHKQDSLPSQLSGGEQQRVAIARALVNRPQWLLADEPTGNLDTNNGEMVFQLLRKYQQEYGTGIIFVTHDEHLAGQTDRRIEMRDGRVIADIHLTKL; this is translated from the coding sequence ATGACCATGAACATCCGAATCGAAAAGCTATCCAAAACATATCGCGGAGACGGAGTCATCACCACTGCGTTGGAAGATGTAACGCTCCTGCTGCAAAATAATGAATGTACTTCGATTGTCGGTCCATCCGGCTCAGGAAAATCGACGCTGCTGCAAGTAATCGGCACGCTGGACGCACCGACGGCGGGAATGATTGCTTACGACGATGTGGATGTCGGCAAGCTGAAAGGAAAGACGCTTGCTGATTTCCGCTTTGCTCGTATTGGTTTTATTTTCCAGCATTTTCACCTGCTGCCGACGCTTACGGCTTTGGAGAATGTGATGTCTCCCTTGTTCCCGCGCAAAGTCAGCTATGACAAGAAGGAAAGGGCACAGGAACTGCTCGATTGGGTTGGTCTTGCGCATAAGCAGGATTCCTTGCCCTCCCAACTATCTGGTGGAGAGCAGCAGCGTGTCGCCATCGCCCGCGCATTGGTGAATCGCCCGCAATGGCTGCTGGCTGACGAACCCACAGGCAATCTCGATACGAACAATGGAGAAATGGTCTTTCAGCTGTTGCGGAAATATCAGCAGGAGTATGGGACCGGCATTATCTTTGTCACGCATGATGAGCATCTGGCTGGCCAGACAGACAGGAGGATTGAAATGCGGGATGGCAGAGTGATCGCGGACATACACCTTACAAAACTGTAA
- a CDS encoding sigma-70 family RNA polymerase sigma factor, whose protein sequence is MNTARKFQSLDHQHIYEEYSTKIYRYFRYRIRNVWDVEDLTTTVFIKVYSKLDQFDGRHPFGAWIFRIAHNTLIDYLRKKREYPADQEVFSSLVTSEKLPDERVINLESHEDLWKNVKTLTVDQRNVISLRYLADLRMNEIAEILGKTEASVKILHFRGIKKLQKLMVTQA, encoded by the coding sequence ATGAATACTGCAAGAAAATTTCAGTCGCTTGACCACCAACATATATACGAAGAGTACTCAACTAAAATCTATCGCTATTTTCGCTACCGCATTCGCAATGTCTGGGATGTCGAGGACCTGACGACGACGGTGTTTATCAAAGTATATTCGAAGCTTGACCAGTTCGATGGACGCCATCCTTTTGGGGCGTGGATTTTTCGGATTGCGCATAATACGCTGATTGACTATCTGCGCAAAAAGCGGGAATATCCAGCCGATCAGGAGGTTTTCTCCAGTCTGGTCACGAGCGAGAAGCTGCCGGATGAGCGCGTCATCAATCTGGAGTCCCATGAGGATCTCTGGAAAAACGTGAAAACGTTGACGGTAGATCAGCGCAACGTCATCTCTCTGCGCTATTTGGCTGATCTGCGGATGAACGAGATCGCGGAAATCCTCGGCAAAACGGAAGCGTCGGTAAAAATTCTCCATTTTCGGGGAATCAAAAAACTGCAAAAGCTGATGGTAACCCAGGCGTAA
- a CDS encoding response regulator transcription factor: protein MSTIMIVEDDPKINQLLQGQLVKYGYETVNVENFEQVLDVFTRANPDLVLLDVNLPKFDGFYWCRQIRLVSNCPILFISARESKMDQVMALENGADDYITKPFDYDVVLAKIRSQLRRAYGIYAAQESERTFEVAGLRLFLERMELTMHGEKVELSKKEALLLEALLNQYPRVVSRERLLEKLWDEQFVDENTLNVYITRVRGKLKELGLDGAIETVRGSGYRLKVTWEDGQ, encoded by the coding sequence ATGTCGACAATCATGATTGTAGAAGATGATCCGAAAATCAATCAGCTGCTCCAGGGGCAACTGGTGAAATACGGGTATGAAACGGTGAATGTGGAAAATTTCGAGCAGGTATTGGATGTCTTCACCAGGGCAAATCCTGATCTGGTGCTACTGGATGTCAACCTGCCGAAGTTTGACGGATTTTATTGGTGCAGGCAGATACGGCTGGTGTCCAACTGCCCGATCCTGTTCATTTCCGCACGGGAGAGCAAAATGGATCAGGTGATGGCACTGGAAAATGGAGCGGATGACTACATCACCAAGCCGTTTGATTACGATGTCGTGTTGGCCAAAATACGCAGTCAGCTCCGAAGGGCGTATGGCATCTATGCAGCCCAGGAAAGCGAACGGACGTTTGAAGTGGCCGGGTTGCGCCTGTTCCTGGAACGGATGGAGCTGACGATGCATGGAGAGAAGGTGGAGCTGAGCAAAAAAGAGGCGCTGTTGCTAGAGGCGCTGCTCAATCAGTATCCGCGGGTGGTCAGCCGTGAGCGCCTTTTGGAAAAGCTGTGGGATGAGCAGTTTGTCGATGAAAATACCTTAAACGTCTACATCACGCGTGTCCGCGGAAAGCTGAAAGAACTGGGATTGGACGGGGCAATTGAGACTGTGCGCGGTTCCGGCTACCGGTTAAAGGTAACCTGGGAGGACGGCCAATGA
- a CDS encoding sensor histidine kinase yields MRLFLRDQWAFLTMFFIQLFLLILIFALDGYWNPSLISYAVFLCFFFGGCFLAFRYLSNRLVYQRLSAPVRTLEELTLAHGNSPLGRAMDQTFQDQYRLFKEQLHAYETKQRDHTTFIQQWVHQMKTPISVIHLLLQDEDDPRVESVREEVDRIKRGLETVLYSARLDRFEQDFLIEPVSLRRLAQNVVSENKRLFIRNQIYPELAVDEHWVVESDEKWLSFVLNQLLTNAVRYSDKKGSKVTIRSFARGKHVVLEVEDSGIGIPSEDIQRVYQPYFTGENGRKYPESTGMGLYLVKEICGRLSHEVELESKVGVGTKVRIIFFAVVPTLQERKLDES; encoded by the coding sequence ATGAGGCTTTTTCTACGGGATCAGTGGGCATTTCTGACCATGTTCTTTATTCAATTGTTTTTGCTGATACTCATTTTTGCCCTGGACGGGTATTGGAACCCTTCGTTAATCAGCTATGCGGTTTTCCTGTGCTTTTTCTTTGGGGGCTGCTTTTTGGCGTTCCGCTATTTATCCAACCGGCTGGTTTACCAGCGGCTAAGTGCACCGGTTCGTACGCTGGAGGAGCTGACATTGGCACATGGCAATTCTCCGCTGGGGCGGGCGATGGATCAGACGTTTCAGGATCAGTATCGGCTGTTTAAGGAGCAGCTTCACGCCTATGAAACGAAGCAACGGGATCATACGACCTTTATCCAGCAATGGGTTCACCAGATGAAGACGCCGATATCCGTGATCCATCTTCTGCTCCAGGATGAGGATGACCCCCGGGTGGAAAGCGTGCGCGAAGAAGTAGACCGGATCAAGCGGGGGCTGGAGACGGTGCTCTACAGTGCCCGCCTGGACCGCTTCGAACAGGACTTCCTGATCGAGCCGGTCTCCCTTCGCCGTTTGGCTCAAAATGTGGTGTCAGAGAACAAACGGCTCTTTATTCGAAACCAGATCTATCCCGAGCTGGCTGTAGATGAACACTGGGTGGTTGAGTCCGATGAAAAATGGCTTTCCTTTGTTCTCAACCAATTGCTGACCAATGCTGTCCGTTACTCTGATAAAAAAGGAAGCAAGGTAACGATCCGTTCATTTGCCAGGGGAAAACACGTTGTTCTCGAAGTGGAAGACAGCGGTATCGGTATTCCGTCGGAGGACATACAGCGTGTATATCAACCCTATTTCACGGGCGAAAATGGACGTAAATACCCGGAGTCGACAGGGATGGGGCTCTATTTGGTGAAAGAGATTTGCGGACGGCTTTCGCATGAGGTGGAGCTCGAGTCGAAGGTTGGCGTGGGAACCAAAGTACGGATCATCTTTTTCGCGGTCGTACCAACCTTACAAGAACGTAAGCTGGATGAAAGCTAA
- a CDS encoding ABC transporter ATP-binding protein: MDMLHVKRLSKIYGGRVTYRALTDIDFTIKKGEFVGIMGPSGSGKTTLLNMISTIDSPTSGEVLLNGTNPHQLKRNQLALFRRKELGFVFQDFNLLDTLTIAENIVLPLTLDGKSVAEMEEKLRTVADKLGITEILEKRTYEVSGGQRQRAAIARAIIHTPSLLLADEPTGNLDSKASRNVMETLETINKNDGTTMMMVTHDPLAASYCHRVLFIKDGQMHNEMYRGDSRQAFFQKIIDVLSLLGGKTHDLSSIRV; the protein is encoded by the coding sequence ATGGATATGCTGCATGTTAAGCGCCTCAGTAAGATATATGGAGGCAGAGTCACGTATCGAGCGTTGACTGATATTGACTTTACGATAAAAAAAGGGGAGTTCGTCGGCATCATGGGTCCGTCAGGGAGCGGAAAAACAACGTTGCTGAACATGATTTCGACGATCGATTCGCCTACCTCGGGTGAGGTATTGCTCAACGGAACCAACCCTCACCAGTTGAAGAGAAACCAACTGGCCCTGTTTCGCCGAAAAGAGCTGGGCTTCGTGTTTCAGGATTTCAACCTGCTGGATACGCTGACGATTGCGGAAAACATCGTATTGCCCCTTACCCTCGACGGCAAAAGTGTAGCGGAGATGGAAGAGAAGCTTCGGACTGTGGCTGATAAGCTGGGGATTACCGAGATCCTGGAAAAAAGAACCTATGAGGTTTCCGGAGGTCAACGGCAGCGTGCCGCCATTGCTCGTGCCATCATCCACACCCCTTCTTTGCTGCTGGCAGACGAGCCGACAGGCAATCTCGACTCGAAAGCCTCACGCAATGTGATGGAGACGCTGGAGACGATCAACAAAAACGACGGTACGACGATGATGATGGTCACCCATGATCCGCTTGCGGCCAGCTATTGTCACCGCGTCCTGTTTATCAAGGACGGTCAGATGCACAACGAGATGTACCGCGGAGACAGCAGACAGGCATTTTTCCAGAAAATCATCGATGTCCTGTCACTTCTGGGAGGGAAAACGCATGACCTTTCGTCAATTCGCGTTTAA
- a CDS encoding FtsX-like permease family protein, with protein MTFRQFAFNNVSRNKRTYAAFFLSSVFSVMIFFIYAMFIYHPGVDSGQVHRYVAEGMKAAEYIIFLFAFFFLFYCVGAFLKRREKEFGILIMHGMTRGQQNVLIFMENMLIGAISILFGIGLGMVLGKLFFQFAGFLLDVEPLPFYLPWEAMVLTIVCFFCLYVVISLFTLLFLKRSSLLELLQGNQRPKQEPKASVFLSLLAAVLLGLAYVLAFWVSGPLVIIMLIPVSALTIAGTYLLFTQLSVYLIRLLKRNKRFYWNHTNIVTLSDLTYRMKDNARMFFLVCIVSTVAFCAVGTLAALASSITETTVKTNPFAFSYRADADTKLNQQQVSKIEAALKDGGFAFEKVETTVKVLSGGEDRSKNVALIGLSEYNRIAGAAGQDQVQVGPGEAIFFQRWPGEELDREPFPVAGQSLQRKISSLMPVISSLNSSRIVVVPDPVFAQITADSLEQNFLYNVENWKETDALSKKLMTELSEGDTGPYSFQARAPLYHELKQLANTGLFIGLFVGLLFFVAAGSFLYFRLYTDLENDKRQYGAITKIGLTERELSRIVTTQVALLFFIPILVAIIHSAVAFFSLHSLLKLILITSVAKPTAIVLASFVLVQFVYFVIIRNRYLFHLKRSM; from the coding sequence ATGACCTTTCGTCAATTCGCGTTTAACAACGTCTCCCGGAACAAACGTACCTATGCAGCCTTTTTTCTGAGCAGTGTTTTCTCGGTGATGATCTTCTTCATCTACGCGATGTTCATCTATCATCCCGGGGTAGATAGCGGCCAGGTTCATCGCTATGTCGCAGAAGGGATGAAAGCAGCCGAGTACATCATCTTCCTGTTCGCCTTTTTCTTCTTGTTCTACTGTGTAGGAGCTTTCTTGAAGCGGCGGGAAAAAGAGTTCGGGATTTTGATCATGCACGGGATGACGCGCGGTCAGCAAAATGTGCTGATCTTTATGGAGAACATGTTGATCGGGGCCATCTCGATTTTGTTTGGAATCGGTCTGGGCATGGTACTGGGAAAACTGTTCTTTCAATTTGCCGGATTCTTGCTGGATGTAGAACCGCTTCCTTTCTACCTGCCGTGGGAAGCCATGGTGCTGACGATCGTCTGCTTTTTCTGCCTGTATGTGGTGATCTCGCTGTTTACTTTACTCTTTTTGAAAAGAAGCAGTCTGTTAGAGCTTCTGCAAGGGAACCAGCGTCCCAAACAAGAGCCGAAGGCATCCGTCTTTTTATCCCTGCTGGCGGCGGTTTTGCTCGGATTGGCGTACGTGCTGGCATTTTGGGTGAGCGGGCCGCTGGTCATCATTATGCTCATTCCGGTAAGTGCCTTGACCATTGCCGGGACCTATCTGTTGTTTACACAGCTAAGTGTGTACCTGATCAGGCTTCTGAAGAGGAACAAGCGCTTCTATTGGAATCACACCAACATCGTCACGTTGTCTGATTTGACATATCGGATGAAGGACAATGCCCGGATGTTCTTTCTTGTCTGTATCGTTTCGACCGTAGCGTTTTGCGCGGTTGGCACGCTCGCTGCTCTGGCATCTTCGATTACGGAAACGACGGTCAAGACGAACCCGTTTGCCTTCTCATACCGAGCCGATGCAGACACCAAGCTGAATCAGCAGCAGGTGTCCAAGATCGAGGCTGCCTTGAAGGATGGCGGGTTTGCTTTTGAAAAAGTGGAGACAACGGTAAAGGTTCTGTCTGGAGGAGAAGACAGATCCAAGAATGTGGCCCTGATCGGCTTGTCCGAATATAATCGGATCGCCGGTGCTGCGGGACAGGACCAGGTTCAGGTTGGGCCGGGGGAGGCTATCTTTTTTCAACGCTGGCCGGGGGAAGAGCTTGATCGCGAGCCGTTTCCTGTAGCGGGACAGTCATTGCAGAGAAAAATCTCTTCGCTTATGCCTGTAATCTCATCCTTGAATAGTTCGCGCATTGTCGTTGTGCCTGATCCGGTGTTCGCCCAGATCACAGCGGATTCGCTCGAACAAAACTTTTTGTACAATGTTGAGAATTGGAAGGAAACCGATGCGCTGAGTAAAAAATTGATGACGGAACTGAGCGAGGGAGATACGGGGCCGTATTCCTTCCAAGCGCGCGCCCCGCTGTATCATGAGCTGAAGCAATTGGCAAATACAGGGCTGTTTATCGGGTTGTTTGTCGGTTTGCTCTTTTTCGTCGCGGCGGGCAGCTTCCTCTACTTCCGGCTGTATACCGATCTGGAAAACGATAAACGACAATATGGCGCGATTACGAAAATCGGCCTCACGGAACGTGAGTTGTCGCGGATCGTAACCACCCAGGTGGCGCTGCTTTTCTTCATCCCGATTCTGGTCGCGATTATTCACAGCGCCGTAGCGTTTTTCTCGCTGCATAGTTTGCTGAAACTCATACTGATCACATCAGTGGCAAAGCCGACCGCGATTGTGTTGGCCAGCTTTGTGCTCGTTCAATTTGTGTACTTCGTGATTATTCGCAATCGCTATTTGTTCCATTTAAAGCGGTCTATGTAG
- a CDS encoding Lrp/AsnC family transcriptional regulator — translation MEGKMHRSLFSQLDDLDYAIANALQENARLPFTQIAKDLDVTEKTVRMRVQQMQEEGVLSLVGVVNPVKVGLNVQVYIQIAVEACKLDDVVAALNEIYEARLVVLTSGEYQLIIQVLLRDYDELSEFLMTKLNKIDGITKVNVINMLKVIKSRFKFIR, via the coding sequence ATGGAAGGAAAAATGCACCGTTCACTTTTTTCACAGCTAGACGATCTCGATTACGCCATTGCCAATGCACTTCAGGAGAATGCACGGCTTCCCTTTACACAGATCGCCAAGGACCTGGACGTAACCGAAAAGACTGTCAGAATGCGCGTTCAGCAAATGCAGGAGGAGGGAGTACTCAGTTTGGTTGGCGTGGTCAACCCGGTCAAGGTCGGACTAAATGTGCAGGTGTATATTCAAATCGCAGTCGAGGCCTGTAAGCTGGACGATGTCGTGGCCGCATTAAACGAGATTTACGAGGCCCGGCTCGTCGTTCTCACCTCGGGAGAATACCAGCTGATCATCCAAGTTCTTTTGCGCGACTACGATGAGTTGTCTGAGTTCCTGATGACAAAGCTGAACAAGATCGACGGCATTACCAAAGTCAATGTCATCAATATGCTGAAGGTGATCAAGTCGCGATTCAAATTTATCCGCTAA